The Listeria cossartiae subsp. cossartiae genome includes the window GCCAAGAAGTTCCACGCCGTCCTCGATTGCTTCGCCCATTTCGCGAACGTGTTCACGCATGTAGTCGATTCTGTAATCGTCATTGATTGAGCCGTCTTCTTCCACTGTATCCACTGCACCTAAGCCATTTTCAACGATGAAAAGTGGTTTTTGGTAACGGTCGTAAATTGTATTCATAGTAATACGTAGACCTAGTGGATCAATTTGCCAACCCCATTCGCTTGCTTTTAGGTATGGGTTTTTTAGTGTTGCGAAAACGTTGCCTTCTGTTTCTTTGTTTTTCTCTGGATCTGCGCTTGTTAGACGAGAAGAATAGTAGCTGAATGCCACGTAATCAACAGTGTGATCGCGTAATGCGTCTAAGTCGCCATCTTCCATTTGGATGTTGATGTTGTGTTCTTTGAAGAAACGTTTAGTGTAGCTTGGGTAGTAACCACGTGCTTGAACGTCGATGAAGAAGTAGCCTTCACGGTCAGCTTGAATGGATTTCCAAATATCTTCTGGGTTACATGTCATTGGGTATGTGTTCCCAGCTGCAAGCATACAACCGATTTGGTTTTCTGGGTTGATTTCATGACCAAGTTTTGTCGCTAAAGCAGATGCAACTAATTGGTGATGAGCCGCTTGATATTTCACTTCTTCAGGATTTTCTTCGTTAGTAACGTCCATGCCGCCACCAAAGAAAGGAATATGAAGAATCATGTTAATTTCGTTAAATGTCATCCAATATTTTACTTTATCTTTGTAACGCGTGAAAATAGCTTCACAGAAATTTAAGTAAAAATCGATACATTTGCGGTTTTTCCAACCACCATATTTTTTGAAAACTTCTAGTGGAGTATCGAAATGGTTGATTGTAACTACTGGCTCGATGCCGTATTTATGACATTCATCAAAAACTTTGTCATAAAATGCTAATCCTTTTTCATTTGGTGTAGTTTCGTCACCATTTGGGAAAATACGTGGCCAGCTGATGGACATACGGAAACATTTGAAGCCCATTTCTGCCATTAATTTAATGTCTTCTTTATAACGATGATAAAAATCAATTGATTCATGACTTGGGTAAAAACCGTAATCAGTGGAAAGCGCTTTCGTTGGATTGAATAAGGCATCCCAGCGTCCGTCCTCTACTGTTGGTACTATATCTACTAGTGAAAGTCCCTTACCGTCTTCAAGATATGCGCCTTCACATTGGTTTGCAGCAACTGCTCCGCCCCATAAAAAGCCTTTAGGAAATTTTGATTCTGTCATTATGTCTAACTCCTCTCACGAATATAATTTACTTCTCCACTATAAAATATGTAATGCATTACATAGCAAGCGATAATTTTAAATTTTTTTTAGAAAAGCTGTTACCCCCTTTAAAAATGCAAAAAAACTGGCACAGAAAATGAATTCTATACCAGTCTTTTTAAATTATAACAAATGATTCATATGGCCAATTTCCATTACCCAATAAGAACCAATAACTACGACAATCGCAATAAATGCTGCGAATAAAATATTACCGATTTGGATTTTACCATCGCGGCCTTCTGTCATATGCATGAACATCAGAAGCTGTAG containing:
- a CDS encoding 6-phospho-beta-glucosidase, giving the protein MTESKFPKGFLWGGAVAANQCEGAYLEDGKGLSLVDIVPTVEDGRWDALFNPTKALSTDYGFYPSHESIDFYHRYKEDIKLMAEMGFKCFRMSISWPRIFPNGDETTPNEKGLAFYDKVFDECHKYGIEPVVTINHFDTPLEVFKKYGGWKNRKCIDFYLNFCEAIFTRYKDKVKYWMTFNEINMILHIPFFGGGMDVTNEENPEEVKYQAAHHQLVASALATKLGHEINPENQIGCMLAAGNTYPMTCNPEDIWKSIQADREGYFFIDVQARGYYPSYTKRFFKEHNINIQMEDGDLDALRDHTVDYVAFSYYSSRLTSADPEKNKETEGNVFATLKNPYLKASEWGWQIDPLGLRITMNTIYDRYQKPLFIVENGLGAVDTVEEDGSINDDYRIDYMREHVREMGEAIEDGVELLGYTPWGCIDLVSAGSGEMKKRYGFIYVDRDNKGNGTLNRSKKKSFDWYKKVIETNGKDID